One Archangium violaceum genomic window, AGGCGCAGGGGGGCCACCAGGTTGATTTCGAGCTGGGCCCGCAGGGCGTCCTCGGAAATGAGGCCAGGGAGTTGGTGCTCCACCACCCCCGCCGAGTGGACCAGTCCATCCAGTCCGCCCAGTGCCTCTCGTGCCCGAGTCAGCAGTCCCACACGCTCGGAAGGGGAGGCGAGATCGCAGGGGAGGGCGACCGCCTGACCCGGCCAGGCTCGCGCCACCGCCTCCAGCCGCTCCGCCCGCCGCCCACTCACCGCCACCTGGCCTCCCGCCCGCAGCAGCGCCTCGGCCACCGCGAGGCCCATGCCACTTCCCCCGCCGGTCACCAGCACCTTCCGGGTGCCCACGGGCCGTGTGCTCACCATCGCTCGCCCTCTGCCTCCGGAGCGCTCGCCGCCGCCGGGTAGTAGGGGCGCCCCTCCACCGGAACCAGTCCGCCCGGAGGTTCTGGGACCTCCACCTCGTCATGGGGGATGAAGGCCGGGCGGTCCACGCACAGCACCGTCTGTTCGATGGGCCTCGGGTTGTCGTAGCGGTGCGGCAAATGCCGTGGCCACCGGAAACCCGTGCCCGCCGGCACGGGCTTGCCCTGGAGCAGCAGCCCGTGGCCCAGCACCAACTCGGCCTCGTTCATCACCCGGTGCTCGTGGGTGGGGATGGTGCGGCCCGGCGCGATGCGCAGCCGGTAGATGCCGACGTGCGCGTCCTGGAAGAGGATGTCCACCCGGCCAAAGGGCTTCTCCTCCAACTCGAAGCGGTACTCGTCCGCCGTGCGGTGCACCTGCAGCGATGCGAGGCCGACGCGTCCCAGGGCCTCCGGCTTCGTCAGTCGCAGGGTGACGGCCCGCACGGGGGCTCGCGCCGAGTCCGCGGTGGGCGGGGCCAGGATGTAGCGGCAGAGGGCCTCGGCGGCCGT contains:
- a CDS encoding dihydroneopterin aldolase, which gives rise to MNRSLSDTFAPAPRDEQGRPFDVIELRHLTVQCIVGVYPAERGTPQPLELDVALYLDTRKAAAEGSLRDTVDYARLTGELRFLLETADFRMLETAAEALCRYILAPPTADSARAPVRAVTLRLTKPEALGRVGLASLQVHRTADEYRFELEEKPFGRVDILFQDAHVGIYRLRIAPGRTIPTHEHRVMNEAELVLGHGLLLQGKPVPAGTGFRWPRHLPHRYDNPRPIEQTVLCVDRPAFIPHDEVEVPEPPGGLVPVEGRPYYPAAASAPEAEGERW